A genomic window from Vigna radiata var. radiata cultivar VC1973A chromosome 2, Vradiata_ver6, whole genome shotgun sequence includes:
- the LOC106756261 gene encoding tRNA ligase 1 isoform X2 translates to MIELVAKGLATLEVSLKHSGSLFMYAGHEGGAYAKNSFGNIYTAVGVFVLGRMFREAWGTEASKKQAEFNNFLERNHMCISMELVTAVLGDHGQRPQEDYAVVTAVTELGNGKPKFYSTPEIIAFCRKWRLPTNHVWLFSTRKSATSFFAAYDALCEEGTATSVCKALDEIADISVPGSKDHVKAQGEILEGLVARLVSHDSSNQIEKTLKEFPPPPADGVALDFGPSLREICAENRDNEKQQIKALLESVGSSFCPSQLDWFGTHGADYHSRNVDRSVLSKFLQAHPADYSTKKLQEVVRLMREKRYPAAFKCYHNFHKVDGMSSDNVFYKMVIHVHSDSGFRRYQKDMRLKPGLWPLYRGFFVDVNLFNANKETAAEISSNSVNETGSNTAGEDDFADEDANLMVKLKFLTYKLRTFLIRNGLSILFKEGPAAYKSYYLRQMKIWGTSPAKQRELSKMLDEWAVYIRRKCGNKQLSSSTYLSEAEPFLEQFAKRSPQNQVLVGSAGNLVRTEDFLAIVEGGVDEEGDLLAEREITLPGPNISVKDTVPKYEGLIVFFPGIPGCAKSSLCKELLNAEGGLGDARPLHSLMGDLIKGKYWQKVAEERRKKPNSIMLADKNAPNEEVWKLIEDMCHKTRASAVPVVAESEGTDSNPFSLDALAIFMFRVLQRVNHPGNLDKASPNAGYVLLMFYHLYEGRSRKEFEGELIERFGSLVKMPLLKSDRDPLPNPVQSILEEGIDLYKLHTIRHGRLESTKGSYAKEWLKWEKQLRDILCGNAEYFNSIQVPFEFTVKQVLEQLRSIAKGDYTPPDTEIRKFGTIVFAALTTPVTEIKDALNKLAESNPKIDAFLKDKHLENLNRAHVTLAHKRSHGIKAVADYGIYLNKKVPVELAALLFSDKMAALEACPGSVEGEKIVSKNPWPHITLWTAQGVAPKEANMLPQLFAAGKATRIDFNPPIILSGTIDFY, encoded by the exons AAACATTCTGGCTCTCTTTTTATGTATGCGGGTCATGAGGGTGGAGCTTATGCAAAAAACAGTTTCGGAAATAT ATATACTGCTGTTGGTGTATTTGTTCTTGGACGGATGTTTCGTGAGGCATGGGGAACTGAAGCTTCAAAAAAGCAGGctgaatttaataattttcttgag AGAAACCACATGTGCATATCAATGGAACTAGTAACTGCTGTTCTTGGAGACCATGGACAGCGTCCCCAAGAAGATTATG CGGTAGTTACGGCAGTTACTGAATTGGGCAATGGAAAGCCAAAGTTCTATTCAACTCCTGAGATAATAGCTTTCTGTCGAAAATGGCGCCTTCCAACAAATCATGTGTGGCTGTTTTCAACAAG AAAATCAGCCACTTCTTTCTTTGCTGCGTATGATGCCTTATGTGAGGAGGGTACTGCAACGTCTGTATGCAAGGCTCTTGATGAAATTGCTGACATCTCAGTACCAG GTTCAAAAGACCATGTTAAGGCCCAAGGTGAAATTTTAGAAGGTCTTGTGGCTCGTCTTGTAAGTCATGATAGTTCAAACCAGATAGAGAAAACTTTGAAAGAATTTCCACCTCCACCTGCCGATGGAG TGGCCCTTGATTTTGGACCAAGTCTAAGGGAAATATGTGCAGAAAATAGAGATAATGAAAAACAG CAAATAAAAGCACTTCTCGAGAGTGTTGGTAGTTCTTTTTGTCCAAGCCAGTTGGATTGGTTTGGGACTCATGGTGCAGATTATCATTCAAGAAATGTGGACAGATCtgttctttcaaaatttttacaagCCCATCCTGCAGACTATTCAACTAAAAAGTTGCAG GAAGTTGTTCGGTTAATGAGAGAGAAACGCTACCCTGCTGCCTTCAAATGTTATCATAACTTCCACAAGGTTGATGGCATGTCAAGTGACAATGTTTTCTACAAAATGGTCATTCATGTACACAGTGATTCTGGTTTTCGACGATACCAGAAAGATATGAg GCTTAAGCCAGGATTATGGCCATTATATCGAG GTTTTTTTGTTgatgtaaatttatttaacgCAAACAAGGAGACAGCTGCTGAAATTTCTAGTAACAGTGTAAACGAAACTGGTAGCAACACTGCTGGGGAAGATGACTTTGCGGACGAAGATGCAAATTTAATGGTCAAATTGAAATTTCTTACATATAAG CTTCGAACGTTTCTTATTCGAAATGGCCTGTCAATTCTGTTCAAAGAAGGTCCAGCTGCTTACAAGTCTTATTATCTCAG ACAAATGAAAATTTGGGGAACCTCTCCAGCAAAGCAGAGAGAACTTAGCAAGATGCTTGATGAATG GGCTGTATATATACGAAGGAAGTGTGGAAATAAGCAACTGTCATCATCAACATATCTGAGTGAAGCGGAACCTTTTCTTGAACAGTTTGCAAAACGTAGTCCACAGAACCAAGTTCTGGTAGGTTCTGCGGGTAATTTAGTTAGAACTGAAGATTTCTTGGCTATCGTTGAGGGAGGCGTGGATGAAGAAGGTGATCTTCTGGCAGAGCGTGAGATAACACTTCCAGGGCCTAATATCTCAGTCAAAGATACAGTTCCAAAATATGAAGGGTTGATTGTATTCTTTCCTG GAATACCTGGTTGTGCCAAGTCCTCCCTTTGCAAAGAATTGCTAAATGCCGAAGGAGGACTAGGAGATGCTCGACCACTTCATAGTCTCATGGGTGACCTGATTAAAG GAAAATATTGGCAGAAAGTGGCTGAAGAGCGCAGAAAGAAACCAAATTCGATAATGCTTGCTGACAAGAATGCCCCAAATGAAGAAGTTTGGAAACTG ATAGAAGACATGTGTCACAAAACCAGGGCATCTGCTGTACCAGTTGTAGCTGAATCTGAAG GAACCGATTCAAATCCTTTTTCTCTTGATGCATTAGCTATTTTCATGTTTCGCGTGCTTCAACGAGTCAATCATCCG GGAAATCTTGACAAAGCATCTCCAAATGCTGGCTATGTGCTGCTAATGTTTTATCATCTCTATGAGGGCAGG AGCCGTAAAGAGTTTGAGGGTGAATTAATTGAGCGTTTCGGATCACTTGTCAAGATGCCACTCCTGAAATCTGATAG GGATCCCCTTCCTAACCCAGTGCAGTCCATTTTGGAGGAAggaattgatttatataaacTTCACACTATAAGACATGGAAG ATTAGAGTCTACCAAAGGATCCTACGCAAAAGAATGGTTAAAATGGGAGAAACAGTTACGGGATATACTTTGTGGAAATGCCgagtattttaattctattcAG GTCCCATTTGAATTTACTGTCAAGCAAGTGTTGGAACAGTTGAGAAGCATTGCAAAGGGAGATTACACACCACCAGATACTGAAATAAGGAAATTTGGTACCATTGTTTTTGCTGCTCTCACCACGCCAGTTACTGAAATTAAAGACGCCCTCAATAAA TTGGCCGAGAGTAATCCCAAGATTGACGCATTCCTTAAAGACAAACATCTCGAGAACCTTAATCGAGCTCATGTGACTCTTGCCCACAAGAGAAGCCACGGCATCAAAGCTGTAGCTGATTATGGTATCTATCTTAATAAAAAGGTTCCAGTGGAGTTGGCAGCACTGCTCTTCTCAGATAAAATGGCCGCGTTGGAAGCTTGTCCTGGCTCAGTGGAAGGTGAGAAGATAGTCTCAAAAAATCCGTGGCCTCATATAACTTTATGGACTGCTCAAGGTGTTGCACCCAAGGAGGCCAACATGTTACCGCAGTTGTTTGCAGCGGGGAAAGCAACCCGAATTGACTTCAATCCTCCCATCATTTTATCTGGCACAATTGACTTTTATTGA
- the LOC111242780 gene encoding uncharacterized protein LOC111242780 isoform X1: MECLTQKVETGGGMGFNRSRLITLGAKSIHLHRSNFHSEPYLVQWWMSFSDQTLDLENPKSSCCQITLEVLAGVREGDREEPLEETLLTVWPEGSVGPSGQ, encoded by the exons ATGGAGTGCTTGACTCAGAAAGTGGAAACAGGTGGAGGCATGGGATTCAACCGTTCAAG ATTAATTACTCTTGGTGCCAAGAGCATTCATTTGCATCGATCAAATTTCCATTCTGAACCG TATTTGGTGCAATGGTGGATGTCTTTCTCCGATCAGACCTTGGACCTTGAAAATCCTAAAAGTAGTTGCTGCCAAATAACCTTAGAAGTTTTAGCTGGagttagag agggtgatCGTGAAGAACCTTTGGAGGAAACCTTACTCACTGTTTGGCCGGAAGGCAGCGTAGGACCGTCTGGTCAGTAA
- the LOC111242780 gene encoding uncharacterized protein LOC111242780 isoform X2: MECLTQKVETGGGMGFNRSRLITLGAKSIHLHRSNFHSEPTLDLENPKSSCCQITLEVLAGVREGDREEPLEETLLTVWPEGSVGPSGQ, from the exons ATGGAGTGCTTGACTCAGAAAGTGGAAACAGGTGGAGGCATGGGATTCAACCGTTCAAG ATTAATTACTCTTGGTGCCAAGAGCATTCATTTGCATCGATCAAATTTCCATTCTGAACCG ACCTTGGACCTTGAAAATCCTAAAAGTAGTTGCTGCCAAATAACCTTAGAAGTTTTAGCTGGagttagag agggtgatCGTGAAGAACCTTTGGAGGAAACCTTACTCACTGTTTGGCCGGAAGGCAGCGTAGGACCGTCTGGTCAGTAA
- the LOC106755549 gene encoding 54S ribosomal protein L24, mitochondrial: protein MAFRGKEMMKKILKTVGENGLNKRDKETLEKCMPRSKVVMNRAKRGLFAGRHIQFGNRVSEDGGNKTRRTWKPNVQEKRLFSYILDRHVRVKVTTHAIRCIDKAGGIDEYLLKTPYHKMDTEMGILWKAKIEKLYEELGQKEVVFFSPEAEAKFEQDFKDLKLSEREARKEVRRKMYNGMSKHERVPISYILAADKLKAGSVVSN from the exons ATGGCGTTCAGAGGAAaagaaatgatgaagaaaattCTGAAGACGGTGGGAGAGAATGGTTTGAATAAAAGAGATAAGGAAACGTTGGAGAAATGCATGCCTCGAAGCAAGGTTGTGATGAATCGCGCCAAACGTGGTCTCTTTGCCGGGCGACACATTCAGTTTGGAAATCGTGTCAGTGAAGATGGCGGTAACAA GACAAGGAGAACTTGGAAACCGAATGTCCAGGAAAAGCGGCTCTTCAGCTACATCCTAGATCGTCACGTTCGTGTTAAAGTGACCACACATGCCATCCGATGCATAGACAAAGCAGGTGGGATTGATGAGTACTTGCTGAAAACTCCTTATCACAAGATGGACACTGAAATGGGCATTCTCTGGAAGgcaaaaattgagaaattgtaTGAAGAGCTTGGCCAAAAGGAGGTTGTATTCTTTTCACCTGAGGCTGAAGCGAAGTTTGAGCAGGACTTTAAAGATTTGAAACTGTCTGAAAGGGAAGCACGAAAGGAGGTCAGAAGAAAGATGTACAATGGGATGAGCAAGCACGAACGGGTTCCTATTTCGTATATCTTAGCTGCTGACAAGCTCAAAGCTGGAAGCGTTGTTtctaattaa
- the LOC106755550 gene encoding exonuclease V, chloroplastic: MAETSSSSEDQNQRHIPIEIISDDEMAFIEAALAFASTRTCSAIRSSSSCSSSPSKSPLHNNALSITVVSKRSLSSGSDIEDLPPRKRNHTLSDSFLRRFRNRRGLSVTDITSTEWCPKQMEFSLLLGGRKVNQAMKAGIARHAKLEQEVLKRVEVKVKYQEDLWALKFLNFINGVNQLLFEGMTRELPVIGFAEDIWMVGIIDEIRMPLKENDHNPILIDTKTRTRDTLPAEPQRRNGRLQLMCYKYLWDNLVTDNFPSNIFFTYFGLNPQRDLCEDIKVTSADSGFSASTLDDVVRYYRNTCRMLAPAHDQLLLRYEYQKDHSLLGEDKFTYDHDWLTNQIRSCLEFWLGEQEATYPPEDERWKCGYCQFAPVCPAYNSKGTMGPKSNDVNIKEG, encoded by the exons ATGGCTGAAACATCATCTTCCTCGGAGGACCAGAATCAACGTCATATTCCCATCGAAATTATCAGCGACGACGAAATGGCTTTCATTGAAGCTGCGTTGGCCTTCGCTTCCACTCGTACTTGCTCCGCAAttcgttcttcttcttcttgttcttcgtCTCCTTCAAAATCACCCCTTCACAATAATGCTTTATCCATTACCGTTGTGTCCAAAAGAAGCTTATCGAGTGGCAGTGATATTGAGGACTTACCCCCTCGCAAGAGAAATCACACTCTTTCTGATTCCTTTCTTCGCCGCTTCAGGAACAGACGGGGTTTGTCCGTAACGGATATTACTTCTACG GAATGGTGTCCGAAACAAATGGAGTTTTCTCTCCTTCTTGGAGGGAGAAAGGTTAATCAAGCAATGAAAGCAGGCATCGCTCGCCATGCGAAGCTTGAACAAGAG GTTTTAAAACGGGTGGAAGTGAAGGTCAAATATCAAGAAGATTTGTGGGCCCTgaagtttcttaattttataaatggtGTTAATCAATTACTGTTTGAAGGAATGACTCGTGAATTGCCAGT AATAGGCTTTGCAGAAGATATATGGATGGTGGGAATCATTGATGAGATTCGGATgccattaaaagaaaatgaccaTAATCCAATACTAATTGACACAAAGACTCGCACTCGAGATACGCTTCCTGCTGAACCGCAACGAAGAAATGGAAG GCTTCAATTGATGTGCTACAAGTATTTGTGGGACAATTTGGTTACTGATAATTTcccttctaatatttttttcacttattttggCTTAAACCCTCAACGTGATCTATGTGAAGATATAAAAGTGACAAGTGCTGACTCTGGATTTTCTGCTTCG ACTCTGGATGATGTGGTAAGATATTACAGAAATACATGTAGGATGCTGGCCCCTGCTCATGATCAGCTCTTGTTGAG ATATGAGTATCAGAAAGATCATTCACTGCTTGGTGAAGATAAATTCACATATGATCATGACTGGCTAACGAATCAAATTCGCTCGTGTCTTGAGTTTTGGCTTGGAGAACAAGAAGCAACTTATCCTCCTGAAGATGAACGCTGGAAATGTGGTTACTGTCAATTTGCTCCTGTCTGTCCTGCATACAATAGTAAAGGAACGATGGGACCTAAAAGCAATGATGTAAACATCAAAGAAGGCTAG
- the LOC106755871 gene encoding LOW QUALITY PROTEIN: vicilin-like seed storage protein At2g28490 (The sequence of the model RefSeq protein was modified relative to this genomic sequence to represent the inferred CDS: deleted 2 bases in 1 codon), translating into MLLKLKLSTHYIASNPSKFHMDDTCLSVFSSHSLHKTTSFFHLPPQIPCVMGNTTTLLFLLSVLLCHGSMAIPEGEEDNLFLMHKPKRMVKTDAGEMLVLKTQSGCRRFLDRHMHIAFITMESNSLFVPHYLDSNLIIFIHKGEANLGFIYDDELVERRLKAGDVYVIPSGSAFYFVNMEEGQRLHIICSIDPSTSLGLDTFHSFYIGGGANSHSLFSEFGPAIFETAFNESRMEVESIFYKELDGPIMYMDDSHAPSLGTKFLQLKKEEKEQQLNKMLQDQEEEKEEKKQTSSPWEKLLDNVFGKVNEKTESKNSVDWSKATNLYDKKSDFRNDYGWSKALDGVQYSPLTKPDTGLFYVYLKAGSMLGPHVNPRASEYTIVLKGCGELHIVYPNGSKAISIEIKQGDVFVVPKSFPLCQIASRNGPLEFFGFSTSAKEHKPLFLAGSVSILRTMLGPPLAAALGVSVDTLRRALDPQDELLIFPSTWSEPIRSMVEEEEQVHMLLKAIRSFATDIYSFHKTTQSYWGIIKIYNET; encoded by the exons ATGTTACTGAAACTCAAGTTGTCTACACATTACATCGCCAGCAATCCCTCCAAGTTCCACATGGATGACACGTGTCTCTCTGTATTTTCTTCACACTCCCTTCATAAAACCACCTCTTTCTTTCATCTTCCACCTCAAATTCCATGTGTAATGGGAAACACAACTACCCTTTTGTTCTTGCTCTCAGTTCTTCTGTGTCATGGATCAATGGCCATCCCTGAAGGTGAAGAAGACAACTTGTTCTTGATGCATAAACCTAAGAGAATGGTGAAGACTGATGCAGGGGAAATGCTTGTGCTGAAAACCCAAAGTGGTTGTAGGAGGTTTTTAGATAGGCACATGCACATTGCCTTCATCACTATGGAATCAAACTCCTTGTTCGTCCCTCACTACCTTGACTCCAATCTCATCATATTCATCCATAAAG GAGAAGCAAATTTGGGATTCATATATGATGATGAACTGGTGGAAAGGAGATTGAAGGCAGGGGATGTGTATGTGATTCCATCAGGTTCAGCAttttattttgtgaacatgGAGGAAGGTCAGAGACTTCACATCATCTGCAGCATTGACCCTTCTACAAGTTTGGGATTAGATACCTTCCAT TCTTTCTATATTGGTGGAGGAGCCAATTCACACTCATTGTTTTCTGAATTCGGACCAGctatttttgaaactgcatTTAAT GAATCAAGAATGGAGGttgaaagtatattttataaggaACTAGATGGGCCAATCATGTACATGGATGATTCTCATGCACCTAGCTTAGGGACTAAATTCCTTCAactgaagaaggaagaaaaagagcaaCAACTGAACAAAATGCTGCAAgaccaagaagaagaaaaagaagagaagaagcaaACAAGTAGTCCATGGGAAAAGCTCTTGGACAATGTATTTGGCAAGGTGAATGAGAAGACAGAGAGCAAAAACAGTGTTGATTGGAGCAAGGCAACAAACCTCTATGACAAAAAATCTGATTTCAGAAACGATTATGGTTGGAGCAAAGCACTGGATGGAGTGCAGTATTCTCCACTCACCAAACCTGACACTGGCCTTTTCTATGTCTATCTCAAAGCT GGATCGATGTTGGGACCTCATGTGAATCCAAGGGCATCTGAGTATACCATAGTGCTGAAGGGCTGTGGGGAGCTTCATATAGTGTATCCAAATGGAAGCAAAGCAATTAGCATTGAAATCAAACAAGGGGACGTGTTTGTTGTTCCAAAATCATTCCCCTTATGTCAAATAGCATCAAGGAATGGACCCTTAGAGTTCTTTGGCTTTTCTACCTCTGCCAAAGAGCACAAGCCACTGTTTCTGGCTGGCTCTGTGTCCATTCTTAGGACCATGCTGGGGCCTCCGCTTGCGGCGGCGCTTGGGGTGAGTGTAGACACTTTGCGGCGTGCCCTTGATCCTCAGGATGAGCTTCTGATCTTTCCGTCAACATGGTCCGAACCA ATAAGATCCatggtagaagaagaagaacaagtaCACATGCTGTTAAAGGCTATCAGAAGCTTTGCTACtgatatatatagttttcacaAAACAACGCAATCATATTGGGGGATCATCAAAATATACAATGAAACATAG
- the LOC111242694 gene encoding beta-galactosidase 5-like: protein MQGFTEKILGMIKSEQLFESHGGPIILSQIENEYGAQNKLQGAASQNYVNWAAKRAVEMGTGVPWVMCKEDGNWRGWSKRKNHPYISKKGNYQIISKMIGVLSPPSSPQPLAFCL, encoded by the exons ATGCAAGGATTCACTGAGAAGATCTTGGGAATGATAAAGAGTGAGCAGCTATTTGAGTCTCACGGTGGCCCCATTATACTCTCTCAG ATTGAGAATGAGTACGGGGCACAGAACAAGTTGCAAGGGGCTGCTAGTCAAAACTATGTGAATTGGGCAGCCAAAAGGGCTGTGGAGATGGGAACTGGAGTTCCTTGGGTGATGTGCAAGGAAGATGGGAATTGGAGAGGATGGAGTAAGAGAAAAAACCACccatatatttctaaaaa GggaaattatcaaataatttccAAAATGATTGGAGTTCTTTCACCACCCTCTTCACCCCAACCTTTGGCTTTTTGCCTATAG